In Bosea sp. PAMC 26642, the DNA window TCGGCCGGTCCATCATCGCACTTTGGAAACCCAATGAGGTCGAGGCGCTGGAGGCCATTCGCGACCTCGGGCTAGAGCTTCACATCGTCTTCAACAAGGAGGCGGTGATGATCCTCCCCAGCGCGGTCAACAAGGCGACCGGACTGGCCGAGGCACTCAAGCGGCTAGATCTGGACGAGCTTGACGTGGTCGGTGTCGGCGATGCGGAAAACGATCACTCGTTTATCAGTGCCTGCGGCTATCGCGTGGCGGTCGCGAACGCGATTCCCTCCCTGAAGGAGGTCGTCGATCTCGTCACGGAGGGCGCGCGTGGAGAAGGCGTTCAGCAGCTCGTCGATCGCATGATCGAGGAGGAGGACCAACTGGTCAGCGCGCAACGGCGGCGGACCGGATGAGCGGGTTGATCAACACGGCTCGACCTCACGATTTCAATCTTGACCGAATGAGCAGTTCCACCCGCTGAATTCCATCGCGCGCCACGAAGTTCACCTGACCGCAGGTTGGCTGATCACCAGAGCGGTCCCGTGCATTGCGAGGACGTCGCGAAGGGTCGGCGATCTGGCGATGAGTTACTGTCGCTCTGGCAGCCGTTATTCGGAGCGGACAGTGATATGCTCGGAAGGAATGGCGAGCGTCCACCTCAAGCCGCTTTTCGCATAGTCGAGCTCCACGACACCATCGACGCTCGAAGCTGCCATCCTGTCCAAGACCGTGCTGCCGAAGCCCGTCCGCAAGGGCGCGACAACCGGTGGGCCGCCTTGCTCTATCCAGGTTAGCGCCATTTTTCCATCCGGCTCGGAATACCACGCGACACGGACCTGACCCGTGGTCGCTGATAGGGCACCATACTTCAGCGCGTTGGTGGCGAGCTCGTGAAGGGCCAGACCAACGCTCTGTACGGCGTCGGCAGATAGTGTGACCTCTGGGCCCGACAGGGTGATGCGCCCTTCGCCCAGGTCGAAGAGTTCAAGTTGCGTGGTGACGAGCTGGCGCAGGTCCCCGCCGGTCCAGTCCTGACGCACCAAGATGTCTTGGGTCGCGGCAATGCCCTGCAAGCGCTGGGTGAAGCGCGTCTTGAAATCTGCCAGGTTCTCGACCGAACGTATGGTCTGACCCGCGATGCCCTGGATAACGGCAAGCAGGTTTTTCGATCGGTGCGCTAGTTCGGCCAGCAGGAAGCGCTGGCGCTCCTGCGCTGCCCGTCGCTCGGAGATGTCGCGGTAGACGGAGACGAAGTGCAGGGGCACGCCATGGCCATTCAGGACCAGGGAGGTCGTCTGCCCGATCCATATCTGTGAGCCATCGCGACGTTGATAGGGGACTTCGAAGGCCGCGTGCGCGATCTCTCGCGAGAGCAGGCGCTCCAACTCCTGGGCTTCGCGCCCGCGTTCTGCCGGTTCGACCATGTCGTTTGCGGAACGGCCAATCAGGTCAGCCTCGGCAACCTGCAGCATGTCGCAGAGGCGTTGATTGACCGTTATCCAGGTGCCAGCAAGATCAGCATAGGCCATACCGACTGCCGCGTTCTCGAACAGACTTCGAAACCTTGCCTCGCTTTCACGCAATGCCAGTTCGGCGACCTTGCGGTCCGAGATGTCAGCCATGATGCTGACGAGACGGATCGGCCTGCCCCCGTCGTCCCGTTCCAGCACGCGCCCCCGCCCTGACAACCAGACCACAGAGCCGGACGGCCGCTTGATCCTGTATTCCGCTGGAAAGGTGTCGCATGTCTGGGCCTGACTGCGCAGTTGCAATGCGAGGTCACGGTCTTCGGGATGGATAGCAGCCACCCACTCGTCGTTAGGACCTCCGACGCATCCTTTGCCGTCGGGCAAATCGACCCCGAACAGCGCCATGCCCTCTTCTGTCCATATCCTTAGCCCGGAGCGGAGATTTGTCTCCCAACTGCCCATGTTGCCGGCTTGAAGCGCTGCCTTGTACGACGCCTCGCTCTCGACGAGCGCCTGAACAGTGTCGGAACGCAAAGCTGCATGATCCTGGCGTAAACCGATTGGCGGACCCGGTTCATCATCGCTCAATGGTGCAAGCGGCATGGTCTTCCCCCGAAGTCCGACCCGGTACGCGACTGGCCGCCGAGACAATCCGCACCGTGCAAGTGCGCGTCAAGCTCGTGGGATGCCGTGGCCGAAGGAGCGGGATGCACACGCAAATGTCGGCCACCTTCGAGTGATGGTGCGGTCATGTCTTGCCGGCTGGGTCGAG includes these proteins:
- a CDS encoding HAD family hydrolase; the protein is MRFQALATDYDGTIARDGVVDDATIVALERLRASGRRLIMVTGRELDDLIRVCPRLDLFDLVVAENGAVLYDPTDKLEAVLSGGPSLELVNRLTAAGVPDISVGRSIIALWKPNEVEALEAIRDLGLELHIVFNKEAVMILPSAVNKATGLAEALKRLDLDELDVVGVGDAENDHSFISACGYRVAVANAIPSLKEVVDLVTEGARGEGVQQLVDRMIEEEDQLVSAQRRRTG
- a CDS encoding PAS domain S-box protein codes for the protein MPLAPLSDDEPGPPIGLRQDHAALRSDTVQALVESEASYKAALQAGNMGSWETNLRSGLRIWTEEGMALFGVDLPDGKGCVGGPNDEWVAAIHPEDRDLALQLRSQAQTCDTFPAEYRIKRPSGSVVWLSGRGRVLERDDGGRPIRLVSIMADISDRKVAELALRESEARFRSLFENAAVGMAYADLAGTWITVNQRLCDMLQVAEADLIGRSANDMVEPAERGREAQELERLLSREIAHAAFEVPYQRRDGSQIWIGQTTSLVLNGHGVPLHFVSVYRDISERRAAQERQRFLLAELAHRSKNLLAVIQGIAGQTIRSVENLADFKTRFTQRLQGIAATQDILVRQDWTGGDLRQLVTTQLELFDLGEGRITLSGPEVTLSADAVQSVGLALHELATNALKYGALSATTGQVRVAWYSEPDGKMALTWIEQGGPPVVAPLRTGFGSTVLDRMAASSVDGVVELDYAKSGLRWTLAIPSEHITVRSE